One genomic region from Athalia rosae chromosome 3, iyAthRosa1.1, whole genome shotgun sequence encodes:
- the LOC105685545 gene encoding nuclear receptor coactivator 3-like isoform X6 gives MSIVAAENAGPGPCDLQDPLWVKMSAVTGNITKKRKKSDAKPQSQINKCLNEKRRRTQENLYIDELAELISATDMSSGKTDKCQILQRTVDQIRHIRQQEGSNSHAVQQGEVSSSNPNILSNDQVGPILLEALDGFLFVVNTEGRVEYVTDNISQYISYTKDDVFGKDIYNIIHHGDHNTFMPSLLPMSIGLSSEPQQQTRNRTFNCRFLVKPPDDKEETMEEKQQRVSKYETMQICSALLPNNTDRLESGDVSSESSEGPCMMCVARRIPYSEKPITSIKQFTVKLDTNGRIEWVDASGLSSSYSKYISKDLIGTKIQDLCHPHDLNKLTVHLEDTLRAGEGTSTIYQLRVKADKFLHVQTKSKLFKANVMNGHETDFMMSTHSIIGDNELTPIEGGQLSNSKTCSGHSSNRCTNNSNNNNGNNNNNVGGPLMTGAHLNGQSSGNGRGLAATRAPTSSNLNVFSATDSCNPLTSLSTTSNSFNQFSGNMDLEFELFPSSTWDLDSGSGWGDRPESRASGRTNSRPPSQPAPASPSPQGSFSVNSATATSHCSPLRAFSPTSAHTNRSFSNPFPFSPLQETQPSVATAPSTVNSNGGSACKRLEETKGCSLTAPTHVEANPNQYPTVPAPETQNCVVSTESGRLRNLLTKGASASDENQENTNTSSDNQNKHRILKKLLNQPDDEDLHLDDHEKVRASPNSMPKPSNDHSKTSGGNNMLLQLLNDKNDDDDLVTRAGIKKKHELLQQLLKDQDEERKIQDPQNRDEDPLLRSLGFRNDTPPPSQSSEHGGQSQVGQKRPGEDGNENLAVKRTMEGSHHVSSSGSNASSQPPTSKLWERNKMLASLLAKQPSQHTTIPPIPNSILTATPQDKLPRVTPIPPKSRSNVQTAVSNSATTTTTASARPPMQNQPRPLPRNQTNLYSNEPLTQPQRPPMTSLHPEFGVSGGEYRRPSGGGSLQIDHNNWETQSSDPLLSDILDEFIEFVPDETMTDSTAIINLLDVIEPPQNNALNEKMAAISAIQKSLMLCETAVNPTSSTITMPGTPPAYSTALGNTPVTSGHSYQPPPMYQQQQRARFHLQQNAGRQPTAQFSQQQQLQLQQRTKLIQQQQQQQQQQQQQLKQRLLQQQQQQQLLIPSNATATDQISTDIHNIDSLLNNTVAPNVSLQRSSVPDSQVSPGYGGLSVQLPPTHRLGHSYSHPSTLPQHSVVNSNFNNGQQVTASARLSPHSPAGILPFSHPQALSPRISQGNYGNAPRMFVNQVRPQQQQTAPQQQQQQQQQQQQQQQQQQQQQQQQQQQQQQQRSMPSPGTPASARQSPYPADTFPPPPASPTASQFPPVPNTGAANPSGQYRLQRTASTPSATTQLPGNAGSSSTMTSQFVRQELRAIVGARTQQQQQQRIPNNIQNNLSGQVSQEELDALGLTYEMSSADYYGGSGTR, from the exons GCCTGGCCCATGTGATCTACAGGACCCATTGTGGGTCAAAATGAGTGCAGTCACTGGCAACATTaccaagaaacgaaaaaaatcagatgcaAAGCCGCAGTCTCAGAT TAACAAGTGCCTTAATGAGAAGAGACGCAGGACCCAGGAGAACCTCTACATCGACGAGCTTGCCGAGCTGATCTCCGCCACGGACATGAGCTCTGGCAAGACCGATAAATGTCAAATTCTCCAGAGAACCGTCGATCAG ATTCGGCACATAAGACAACAAGAAGGCTCTAATAGTCATGCTGTACAACAAGGGGAAGTTTCCTCATCAAATCCTAACATATTATCTAATGACCAAGTTGGCCCCATTTTACTTgag gcGTTAGATGGATTTCTATTCGTTGTGAATACTGAAGGAAGAGTCGAGTACGTAACGGATAATATATCCCAATATATTTCTTATACTAAGGACGATGTGTTTGGAAAAGATATCTATAACATTATTCACCACGGGGATCATAATACTTTTATGCCAAGCCTGCTTCCGATGTCAATAG GGTTGTCAAGCGAGCCTCAGCAACAAACTAGAAATCGTACTTTTAACTGCCGCTTTTTGGTGAAGCCTCCAGATGATAAGGAAGAGACTATGgaagagaagcaacaacgtgTATCAAAGTACGAAACTATGCAAATTTGTTCAGCTCTCCTTCCAAACAATACCGATCGCTTAGAGAGCGGAGACGTATCCTCAGAATCCTCAGAAGGACCCTGCATGATGTGCGTCGCACGGAGAATACCATATAGTGAAAAACCAATCACGTCCATTAAACAATTCACGGTCAAACTCGACACTAACGGCAGGATCGAATGGGTCGATGCAAGTGGATTGTCGTCCTCATACTCCAAGTACATAAGCAAG GACCTAATCGGCACGAAAATACAAGATTTGTGTCATCCCCACGATCTCAATAAGCTTACTGTCCATTTGGAAGATACGCTGCGTGCCGGTGAAGGCACGAGTACAATTTATCAATTGCGTGTAAAAGCGGACAAGTTCCTTCATGTTCAAACAAAGTCAAAACTTTTTAAAGCAAATGTGATGAATGGCCACGAAACTGACTTTATGATGTCGACGCACTCTATCATTGG GGACAATGAGTTAACGCCTATCGAGGGTGGTCAGCTTTCCAACAGCAAAACGTGCTCAGGACACTCTAGTAACCGTTGTAcgaataatagtaataataataatggtaacaataacaataacgtcgGTGGTCCATTGATGACCGGGGCTCATCTTAACGGTCAATCGAGTGGCAATGGCCGGGGGCTGGCAGCGACGCGTGCACCAACGTCTTCAAACTTGAATGTATTTAGTGCAACCGATTCGTGCAACCCCTTAACTTCGCTAAGTACAACGAGTAATTCGTTCAACCAATTTTCGGGGAACATGGACTTGGAATTCGAGCTGTTCCCGAGTTCCACATGGGACTTGGACAGCGGAAGTGGTTGGGGAGACCGACCCGAGTCGAGAGCGAGTGGGCGAACAAATTCACGACCTCCCTCGCAGCCAGCCCCGGCATCTCCGAGCCCCCAAGGATCTTTCTCCGTTAATTCTGCTACTGCAACATCTCACTGCAGTCCTCTGCGCGCATTCAGCCCAACGTCAGCGCACACCAATAGATCCTTCAGTAATCCCTTCCCGTTCAGTCCGCTTCAGGAAACTCAACCGTCTGTCGCCACGGCACCTTCGACAGTCAATAGCAATGGAGGTTCGGCTTGTAAGAGATTGGAGGAAACCAAGGGGTGTTCGCTTACTGCGCCTACCCACGTTGAGGCTAATCCGAATCAGTATCCCACGGTGCCAGCACCAGAAACACAGAACTGTGTGGTTTCCACCGAGTCTGGCAGGCTCAGGAACCTTTTGACTAAGGGGGCCAGTGCCAGCGACGAAAATCAAGAAAATACCAATACCAGTTCTGATAACCAGAATAAACATAGGATACTGAAGAAGTTGCTGAACCAACCGGATGACGAGGATCTTCATCTTGATGATCATGAAAAAGTCCGAGCTAGCCCCAATAGTATGCCCAAACCAAGCAACGATCATTCCAAGACGTCCGGTGGGAATAATATGCTATTGCAG TTGTtgaatgacaaaaatgacgacgacgacttggTAACCAGAGCGGGTATAAAAAAGAAGCACGAACTTCTCCAGCAGCTCCTAAAAGACCaggacgaagaaagaaaaattcaggaTCCTCAG AATCGAGATGAGGATCCTCTTTTGAGAAGTCTTGGGTTTAGAAATGATACTCCGCCTCCGTCGCAATCAAGCGAACACGGAGGTCAGTCTCAAGTGGGTCAGAAAAGACCAGGTGaagatggaaatgaaaatttggctGTTAAACGTACGATGGAAGGATCGCATCACGTCTCTTCTTCGGGAAGTAATGCATCCTCTCAACCTCCGACGAGCAAATTATGGGAACGGAATAAAATGCTCGCTTCGTTACTAGCCAAACAACCGTCCCAACACACCACTATACCTCCGATACCCAATTCGATTTTAACCGCGACTCCGCAG GATAAACTACCACGGGTCACTCCGATACCACCGAAATCTAGGTCTAATGTACAGACGGCTGTTAGTAATTCcgcgacaacgacaacgacagcTTCCGCTCGTCCTCCGATGCAGAATCAACCTAGACCACTACCTCGAAACCAAACTAACTTATACAGCAATGAACCATTGACTCAG CCTCAGAGACCACCAATGACTTCGTTGCACCCGGAATTCGGAGTAAGTGGGGGAGAATATCGTCGACCTAGTGGAGGTGGTAGTCTTCAGATTGATCATAACAATTGGGAAACTCAGTCATCTGATCCGTTACTCTCCGACATACTCGACGAGTTCATAGAGTTCGTACCGGATGAAACAATGACAG ATTCAACAGCGATCATAAATCTTTTAGACGTCATCGAACCACCTCAAAATAATGctctgaacgaaaaaatggcaGCGATCAGTGCCATCCAGAAGTCGTTGATGCTCTGCGAAACTGCGGTCAATCCTACGTCTTCCACGATTACAATGCCCGGGACTCCGCCTGCCTATTCTACGGCG TTGGGAAATACTCCTGTAACATCTGGCCACAGTTACCAGCCACCTCCGATGTACCAACAGCAACAAAGAGCAAGATTCCATCTCCAGCAGAATGCTGGCAGACAGCCAACAGCTCAGTTCAGTCAGCAGCAACAGCTACAGTTGCAGCAAAGAACTAAGTTGAtccagcaacaacaacagcagcagcaacaacaacaacaacagctcAAACAACGGCTGCttcaacaacagcaacaacagcaactcCTTATCCCCTCTAACGCAACCGCTACCGACCAAATATCAACAGATATTCATAATATTGATAGTTTGTTGAACAACACAGTGGCGCCCAACGTTTCGTTGCAG CGATCGAGCGTCCCTGACTCTCAGGTATCCCCGGGATATGGAGGATTATCCGTCCAGTTGCCTCCGACCCATCGTCTTGGTCATTCGTACTCTCACCCTTCAACGTTACCCCAACA TTCTGTTGTAAACAGTAACTTTAACAACGGGCAACAAGTTACCGCATCGGCAAGACTTTCTCCACATTCACCTGCTGGTATTTTGCCATTTTCACATCCGCAGGCGCTCTCGCCAAGGATATCACAG GGAAATTACGGTAATGCGCCGAGGATGTTTGTCAATCAAGTGAGACCTCAGCAGCAGCAAACAGCGccgcagcaacagcaacagcaacaacaacaacaacagcaacaacaacagcaacagcagcaacaacagcagcagcaacaacaacagcaacaacaacaacgttCTATGCCATCGCCTGGAACGCCTGCGTCTGCGAGGCAGTCTCCTTACCCTGCAGATACGTTTCCACCACCACCTGCATCACCTACGGCAAGCCAATTTCCACCAGTTCCAAATACAGGGGCAGCAAATCCTTCGGGACAATACAGACTTCAGCGAACTGCCTCTACACCTTCAGCAACAACCCAATTGCCag GTAATGCTGGAAGCAGCAGTACCATGACGTCCCAATTTGTACGACAGGAGTTGAGAGCTATCGTTGGTGCTCGAacacagcaacaacaacagcagagGATACCTAACAACATACAAAACAATCTATCTGGTCAAGTTTCTCAGGAAGAGCTCGATGCCCTTGGTCTAACATACGAGATGTCCTCCGCAG ACTACTATGGAGGAAGCGGTACGAGGTGA
- the LOC105685545 gene encoding nuclear receptor coactivator 2-like isoform X4 produces MSIVAAENAGPGPCDLQDPLWVKMSAVTGNITKKRKKSDAKPQSQINKCLNEKRRRTQENLYIDELAELISATDMSSGKTDKCQILQRTVDQALDGFLFVVNTEGRVEYVTDNISQYISYTKDDVFGKDIYNIIHHGDHNTFMPSLLPMSIGLSSEPQQQTRNRTFNCRFLVKPPDDKEETMEEKQQRVSKYETMQICSALLPNNTDRLESGDVSSESSEGPCMMCVARRIPYSEKPITSIKQFTVKLDTNGRIEWVDASGLSSSYSKYISKDLIGTKIQDLCHPHDLNKLTVHLEDTLRAGEGTSTIYQLRVKADKFLHVQTKSKLFKANVMNGHETDFMMSTHSIIGDNELTPIEGGQLSNSKTCSGHSSNRCTNNSNNNNGNNNNNVGGPLMTGAHLNGQSSGNGRGLAATRAPTSSNLNVFSATDSCNPLTSLSTTSNSFNQFSGNMDLEFELFPSSTWDLDSGSGWGDRPESRASGRTNSRPPSQPAPASPSPQGSFSVNSATATSHCSPLRAFSPTSAHTNRSFSNPFPFSPLQETQPSVATAPSTVNSNGGSACKRLEETKGCSLTAPTHVEANPNQYPTVPAPETQNCVVSTESGRLRNLLTKGASASDENQENTNTSSDNQNKHRILKKLLNQPDDEDLHLDDHEKVRASPNSMPKPSNDHSKTSGGNNMLLQLLNDKNDDDDLVTRAGIKKKHELLQQLLKDQDEERKIQDPQNRDEDPLLRSLGFRNDTPPPSQSSEHGGQSQVGQKRPGEDGNENLAVKRTMEGSHHVSSSGSNASSQPPTSKLWERNKMLASLLAKQPSQHTTIPPIPNSILTATPQDKLPRVTPIPPKSRSNVQTAVSNSATTTTTASARPPMQNQPRPLPRNQTNLYSNEPLTQPQRPPMTSLHPEFGVSGGEYRRPSGGGSLQIDHNNWETQSSDPLLSDILDEFIEFVPDETMTDSTAIINLLDVIEPPQNNALNEKMAAISAIQKSLMLCETAVNPTSSTITMPGTPPAYSTALGNTPVTSGHSYQPPPMYQQQQRARFHLQQNAGRQPTAQFSQQQQLQLQQRTKLIQQQQQQQQQQQQQLKQRLLQQQQQQQLLIPSNATATDQISTDIHNIDSLLNNTVAPNVSLQRSSVPDSQVSPGYGGLSVQLPPTHRLGHSYSHPSTLPQHSVVNSNFNNGQQVTASARLSPHSPAGILPFSHPQALSPRISQGNYGNAPRMFVNQVRPQQQQTAPQQQQQQQQQQQQQQQQQQQQQQQQQQQQQQQRSMPSPGTPASARQSPYPADTFPPPPASPTASQFPPVPNTGAANPSGQYRLQRTASTPSATTQLPGGITSPRHYGGMNKEQPLLSPSHPHSGCPSQPSHNQHNVTNTQHLSNQQHSSMIFHPNSTLNSADVQNNPFCYDRAPVSLYSTGPGDTSNTRPLPPSNPNSHQMGGNAGSSSTMTSQFVRQELRAIVGARTQQQQQQRIPNNIQNNLSGQVSQEELDALGLTYEMSSAGEAVVSDGPAKSWAIGSAGSAPSSSRTTMEEAVRGDPKSSLLQKLLSE; encoded by the exons GCCTGGCCCATGTGATCTACAGGACCCATTGTGGGTCAAAATGAGTGCAGTCACTGGCAACATTaccaagaaacgaaaaaaatcagatgcaAAGCCGCAGTCTCAGAT TAACAAGTGCCTTAATGAGAAGAGACGCAGGACCCAGGAGAACCTCTACATCGACGAGCTTGCCGAGCTGATCTCCGCCACGGACATGAGCTCTGGCAAGACCGATAAATGTCAAATTCTCCAGAGAACCGTCGATCAG gcGTTAGATGGATTTCTATTCGTTGTGAATACTGAAGGAAGAGTCGAGTACGTAACGGATAATATATCCCAATATATTTCTTATACTAAGGACGATGTGTTTGGAAAAGATATCTATAACATTATTCACCACGGGGATCATAATACTTTTATGCCAAGCCTGCTTCCGATGTCAATAG GGTTGTCAAGCGAGCCTCAGCAACAAACTAGAAATCGTACTTTTAACTGCCGCTTTTTGGTGAAGCCTCCAGATGATAAGGAAGAGACTATGgaagagaagcaacaacgtgTATCAAAGTACGAAACTATGCAAATTTGTTCAGCTCTCCTTCCAAACAATACCGATCGCTTAGAGAGCGGAGACGTATCCTCAGAATCCTCAGAAGGACCCTGCATGATGTGCGTCGCACGGAGAATACCATATAGTGAAAAACCAATCACGTCCATTAAACAATTCACGGTCAAACTCGACACTAACGGCAGGATCGAATGGGTCGATGCAAGTGGATTGTCGTCCTCATACTCCAAGTACATAAGCAAG GACCTAATCGGCACGAAAATACAAGATTTGTGTCATCCCCACGATCTCAATAAGCTTACTGTCCATTTGGAAGATACGCTGCGTGCCGGTGAAGGCACGAGTACAATTTATCAATTGCGTGTAAAAGCGGACAAGTTCCTTCATGTTCAAACAAAGTCAAAACTTTTTAAAGCAAATGTGATGAATGGCCACGAAACTGACTTTATGATGTCGACGCACTCTATCATTGG GGACAATGAGTTAACGCCTATCGAGGGTGGTCAGCTTTCCAACAGCAAAACGTGCTCAGGACACTCTAGTAACCGTTGTAcgaataatagtaataataataatggtaacaataacaataacgtcgGTGGTCCATTGATGACCGGGGCTCATCTTAACGGTCAATCGAGTGGCAATGGCCGGGGGCTGGCAGCGACGCGTGCACCAACGTCTTCAAACTTGAATGTATTTAGTGCAACCGATTCGTGCAACCCCTTAACTTCGCTAAGTACAACGAGTAATTCGTTCAACCAATTTTCGGGGAACATGGACTTGGAATTCGAGCTGTTCCCGAGTTCCACATGGGACTTGGACAGCGGAAGTGGTTGGGGAGACCGACCCGAGTCGAGAGCGAGTGGGCGAACAAATTCACGACCTCCCTCGCAGCCAGCCCCGGCATCTCCGAGCCCCCAAGGATCTTTCTCCGTTAATTCTGCTACTGCAACATCTCACTGCAGTCCTCTGCGCGCATTCAGCCCAACGTCAGCGCACACCAATAGATCCTTCAGTAATCCCTTCCCGTTCAGTCCGCTTCAGGAAACTCAACCGTCTGTCGCCACGGCACCTTCGACAGTCAATAGCAATGGAGGTTCGGCTTGTAAGAGATTGGAGGAAACCAAGGGGTGTTCGCTTACTGCGCCTACCCACGTTGAGGCTAATCCGAATCAGTATCCCACGGTGCCAGCACCAGAAACACAGAACTGTGTGGTTTCCACCGAGTCTGGCAGGCTCAGGAACCTTTTGACTAAGGGGGCCAGTGCCAGCGACGAAAATCAAGAAAATACCAATACCAGTTCTGATAACCAGAATAAACATAGGATACTGAAGAAGTTGCTGAACCAACCGGATGACGAGGATCTTCATCTTGATGATCATGAAAAAGTCCGAGCTAGCCCCAATAGTATGCCCAAACCAAGCAACGATCATTCCAAGACGTCCGGTGGGAATAATATGCTATTGCAG TTGTtgaatgacaaaaatgacgacgacgacttggTAACCAGAGCGGGTATAAAAAAGAAGCACGAACTTCTCCAGCAGCTCCTAAAAGACCaggacgaagaaagaaaaattcaggaTCCTCAG AATCGAGATGAGGATCCTCTTTTGAGAAGTCTTGGGTTTAGAAATGATACTCCGCCTCCGTCGCAATCAAGCGAACACGGAGGTCAGTCTCAAGTGGGTCAGAAAAGACCAGGTGaagatggaaatgaaaatttggctGTTAAACGTACGATGGAAGGATCGCATCACGTCTCTTCTTCGGGAAGTAATGCATCCTCTCAACCTCCGACGAGCAAATTATGGGAACGGAATAAAATGCTCGCTTCGTTACTAGCCAAACAACCGTCCCAACACACCACTATACCTCCGATACCCAATTCGATTTTAACCGCGACTCCGCAG GATAAACTACCACGGGTCACTCCGATACCACCGAAATCTAGGTCTAATGTACAGACGGCTGTTAGTAATTCcgcgacaacgacaacgacagcTTCCGCTCGTCCTCCGATGCAGAATCAACCTAGACCACTACCTCGAAACCAAACTAACTTATACAGCAATGAACCATTGACTCAG CCTCAGAGACCACCAATGACTTCGTTGCACCCGGAATTCGGAGTAAGTGGGGGAGAATATCGTCGACCTAGTGGAGGTGGTAGTCTTCAGATTGATCATAACAATTGGGAAACTCAGTCATCTGATCCGTTACTCTCCGACATACTCGACGAGTTCATAGAGTTCGTACCGGATGAAACAATGACAG ATTCAACAGCGATCATAAATCTTTTAGACGTCATCGAACCACCTCAAAATAATGctctgaacgaaaaaatggcaGCGATCAGTGCCATCCAGAAGTCGTTGATGCTCTGCGAAACTGCGGTCAATCCTACGTCTTCCACGATTACAATGCCCGGGACTCCGCCTGCCTATTCTACGGCG TTGGGAAATACTCCTGTAACATCTGGCCACAGTTACCAGCCACCTCCGATGTACCAACAGCAACAAAGAGCAAGATTCCATCTCCAGCAGAATGCTGGCAGACAGCCAACAGCTCAGTTCAGTCAGCAGCAACAGCTACAGTTGCAGCAAAGAACTAAGTTGAtccagcaacaacaacagcagcagcaacaacaacaacaacagctcAAACAACGGCTGCttcaacaacagcaacaacagcaactcCTTATCCCCTCTAACGCAACCGCTACCGACCAAATATCAACAGATATTCATAATATTGATAGTTTGTTGAACAACACAGTGGCGCCCAACGTTTCGTTGCAG CGATCGAGCGTCCCTGACTCTCAGGTATCCCCGGGATATGGAGGATTATCCGTCCAGTTGCCTCCGACCCATCGTCTTGGTCATTCGTACTCTCACCCTTCAACGTTACCCCAACA TTCTGTTGTAAACAGTAACTTTAACAACGGGCAACAAGTTACCGCATCGGCAAGACTTTCTCCACATTCACCTGCTGGTATTTTGCCATTTTCACATCCGCAGGCGCTCTCGCCAAGGATATCACAG GGAAATTACGGTAATGCGCCGAGGATGTTTGTCAATCAAGTGAGACCTCAGCAGCAGCAAACAGCGccgcagcaacagcaacagcaacaacaacaacaacagcaacaacaacagcaacagcagcaacaacagcagcagcaacaacaacagcaacaacaacaacgttCTATGCCATCGCCTGGAACGCCTGCGTCTGCGAGGCAGTCTCCTTACCCTGCAGATACGTTTCCACCACCACCTGCATCACCTACGGCAAGCCAATTTCCACCAGTTCCAAATACAGGGGCAGCAAATCCTTCGGGACAATACAGACTTCAGCGAACTGCCTCTACACCTTCAGCAACAACCCAATTGCCag GTGGGATAACCTCGCCGAGGCATTATGGAGGAATGAATAAGGAACAGCCTCTACTATCGCCCAGCCACCCTCATTCCGGCTGCCCCTCTCAGCCATCCCACAACCAACATAATGTCACCAACACCCAACATCTATCGAACCAACAACACTCTTCTATGATTTTTCACCCAAACAGCACACTCAACTCCGCTGACGTACAGAATAACCCATTCTGTTACGATCGAGCGCCTGTTTCACTCTATTCGACGGGGCCTGGGGATACGTCGAACACCAGGCCTCTGCCTCCCAGCAATCCCAACAGTCACCAAATGGGTG GTAATGCTGGAAGCAGCAGTACCATGACGTCCCAATTTGTACGACAGGAGTTGAGAGCTATCGTTGGTGCTCGAacacagcaacaacaacagcagagGATACCTAACAACATACAAAACAATCTATCTGGTCAAGTTTCTCAGGAAGAGCTCGATGCCCTTGGTCTAACATACGAGATGTCCTCCGCAG GTGAGGCTGTGGTTAGCGATGGCCCCGCCAAAAGCTGGGCCATTGGCAGTGCTGGAAGTGCACCCTCTTCCTCCAGG ACTACTATGGAGGAAGCGGTACGAGGTGATCCAAAGTCATCCCTTCTTCAAAAACTATTATCCGAGTGA